The following nucleotide sequence is from Mesobacillus jeotgali.
TTTATTAACTACCAGTTCAAAACCGGTCGTATTTTCAATAACCTCAACAGCAATTTCTCCTGTCTCTATGCTTCTCTCCACTTTAAGTGACAACACCCCTGCACCAACTGAGAGATGATCCACTGACAGTGAGTTCATTCCCTCAATGAAGAAAGGATTCAGGTGAATTTCTTTCGTCATCGAATTCGGATGAATTCCCAGGATGGATTGCAGGAATGCGAATGCGGTCGCTGCTGACCATGCCTGCGGTGAGCATGTCGTTGGATATGGAACTGGGTAGCCCAATTCCGCATCATGTCCGCTGAATAGCTCAGGTAATCGCTGGTACTCAAATTGTTTCGAGGCCTCGATCAGCCCTGAAATGACTTTTCCGGCCTGCTGCTTGTATCCTAGCTTGCTGAGACCAAGCAGGATCATGCCATTGTCATGCGGCCAAACACTTCCATTATGGTAGCTCATCGGATAATAACCGGCAGCATCCACGCTCATTGTCCGGATTCCATAACCGTTGAATAAATCTTCCTGGATCAGCCTGTCAGCGACCTTTTCAGCTCGCTCTGCATCAGGCAGCATGGAAAACAGCAGATGTCCAGGGTTTGATGTGACGGATTTGACCTGATCGTTGTCTTGGTCAAGCGCAATCGCATAAAACTGCTCATCTTTCATCCAGAAGAAGTTTTCGAAGCTCGCTTTTAATTTTGCTGCGTCATCTTCCAACTTCCCTGCCAGTTCGTCTTCCCCAAGCATATGAAGGATAGGTGCCAATGATTTCTTTGCCTGGTATGCATAGCCTTGTACTTCTGAAAGAGCAATCGGGGACTTGGCGTATTCACCATTTTCATGGACCATGGAATTGCTTGAGTCCTTCCATCCCTGATTAGGAAATCCCTTTTCAGCTTCCTGGTGATAGGAAAGGAACCCAGTTTCCTTTTGGCCATACTCTTCTATCCATTCAAGCGCGCGTTCGATGTTCGGCAGCAGTTCTTTTACAAGCTCCAGGTCCCCTGTCCAGTTGTAATACTCACCGATCAGCACAAGGAACAAAGGTGTCGCGTCAATCGTTCCGTAGTAGGGACTGAATGGCGACTGTCCAGTTGTCACCAGCTCGCCGAAGCGAATTTCGTGCATGATTTTTCCTGGCTGTTCATCTCGCCATTTATCTACTTTAGTGCCCTGGAAGTTCGCAAGTGTACGGAGCGTTCCTTTGACCTTATATGGATTCAGCGGCAGCATGAAAAGAGAAGTAATCAAGCTGTCCCTGCCAAACGGCACAGCAAACCAGGGGAGCCCTGCAACAGGCACGTCGCCGAAGCCCACATCGGTCATCAGCATCCGCAAATCCTGGACACCCCGGTTATAAAGGCTGTTGAACAAAGGAAGGTCTGATTTCACTGTAGTTGTTTCGCTTTTCCACTGTTTATAGGAACCCTCAAGACGCTCCAAAGCCTCCGAAAATGGCAGCGTCTGCCCGCCTTTTC
It contains:
- a CDS encoding amylo-alpha-1,6-glucosidase; protein product: MDYSVIKEGDLFFLTEKNGDITSNLDKGYGLYTKDTRFLSKLEVLVDGERPELLSSESNKSYLASIHLMKNVKDTGALEVERKRFIYDGVLYENIIFTNYFLDKRNAEISLSFDADFQDMFIVRQYREGNVGNKLDSVIGEKEYRVRYQGADDLLRETLISWDLAGAEIDENGKVSFSIELEPKESKQIGLTVTPLLDGKGGQTLPFSEALERLEGSYKQWKSETTTVKSDLPLFNSLYNRGVQDLRMLMTDVGFGDVPVAGLPWFAVPFGRDSLITSLFMLPLNPYKVKGTLRTLANFQGTKVDKWRDEQPGKIMHEIRFGELVTTGQSPFSPYYGTIDATPLFLVLIGEYYNWTGDLELVKELLPNIERALEWIEEYGQKETGFLSYHQEAEKGFPNQGWKDSSNSMVHENGEYAKSPIALSEVQGYAYQAKKSLAPILHMLGEDELAGKLEDDAAKLKASFENFFWMKDEQFYAIALDQDNDQVKSVTSNPGHLLFSMLPDAERAEKVADRLIQEDLFNGYGIRTMSVDAAGYYPMSYHNGSVWPHDNGMILLGLSKLGYKQQAGKVISGLIEASKQFEYQRLPELFSGHDAELGYPVPYPTTCSPQAWSAATAFAFLQSILGIHPNSMTKEIHLNPFFIEGMNSLSVDHLSVGAGVLSLKVERSIETGEIAVEVIENTTGFELVVNK